From one Novosphingobium sp. genomic stretch:
- a CDS encoding bestrophin family ion channel, which yields MIVISKSSYQTIVGGIKGPLLLLFVWDVIVTVTYYHFPFQAPGLPLTLFGSVLALILGFRSTSAYQRWWEGRGLWGLMINANRNLARAAANFLPEGADATGQSQGLRRAIVLRQIAYVNALRSQLRRTPIDTALLPDLSPGEAETAMARANVANAILDGTGRLIAEAKQQGLIDTIQQTHMEGILVDMANAQGGMERLKNTPLPAQFRVFPKLFTHLFCLLLPFGLVEALGVATPLGSTVAGTMFLAVLAIGDDLVDPFANTIHDLPLEAMCRTIEIDLTQGLGDVAPAPITPDDAGVLW from the coding sequence ATGATCGTGATTTCCAAATCGAGCTACCAGACCATCGTCGGCGGCATCAAAGGCCCTTTGCTGCTGCTGTTCGTGTGGGATGTGATCGTCACCGTCACCTATTACCACTTTCCCTTTCAGGCGCCCGGCCTGCCGCTGACCTTGTTCGGCAGCGTGCTGGCGCTGATTCTGGGTTTCCGCAGCACATCGGCCTATCAGCGCTGGTGGGAAGGGCGCGGGCTGTGGGGGTTGATGATCAACGCCAACCGCAATCTGGCACGCGCCGCAGCCAATTTCCTGCCCGAGGGGGCTGATGCTACCGGCCAGAGCCAGGGACTGCGCCGCGCCATCGTGCTGCGCCAGATCGCCTATGTGAATGCGCTGCGCAGCCAATTGCGCCGCACCCCCATCGACACGGCGCTGCTGCCCGATCTGTCACCGGGCGAGGCGGAAACGGCGATGGCCCGCGCCAATGTCGCCAATGCCATTCTGGACGGCACCGGGCGGCTGATTGCCGAGGCGAAGCAGCAGGGGCTGATCGACACCATCCAGCAGACCCATATGGAAGGCATTCTGGTCGATATGGCCAATGCCCAGGGCGGGATGGAGCGGTTGAAGAACACGCCCCTGCCCGCTCAGTTCCGGGTGTTTCCCAAGCTGTTCACCCATCTGTTCTGCCTGCTGCTGCCCTTCGGGCTGGTCGAGGCGCTGGGCGTGGCGACGCCGCTGGGCTCGACGGTGGCGGGCACGATGTTTCTGGCCGTTCTGGCGATCGGTGACGATCTGGTCGATCCCTTCGCCAACACGATCCACGATCTGCCGCTGGAGGCCATGTGCCGCACCATCGAGATCGATCTGACCCAAGGCCTTGGCGATGTCGCCCCGGCCCCGATCACGCCCGACGATGCGGGTGTGCTGTGGTGA
- a CDS encoding amino acid permease, producing MSSVENSAPAALPRTLSWPHLLALGVGSIVGTGILTLIGVGADRAGPAVLLSFAIAGAICACAALAYAELSAMMPTAGSAYSYSHKVLGRTVGWIVGWSLILEYSLVVSTVAVGWSGYATPLLQAVGFPKALTNGPELGGIINLPAIFIIAVIAGLLSFGTRESARINTILVLIKILTLSLFVAVALPAFDASHLSPFMPYGFGKHMSPDGIERGVMAAAAIIFFAFYGFDAISTAAEETRNPGRDLVIGIIGSLAICTLVYVLVAAAAIGAMPFTHFAQSPEPLALILREMGQASIARIVAIAAVIALPTVLLGFLYGQSRIFLAMARDGFLPASLAKLSSRGTPLRVTTMTAVIVAVLAGVLPISEIAALANAGTLIAFAAVGLCLIVLRRRAPDMPRPFRVPAGMLVASGAVAGCLYLFLNLPTKTLIACLCWNLLGGAIHLLRGRKG from the coding sequence ATGTCATCTGTTGAAAATTCCGCTCCGGCGGCGCTGCCCCGGACGCTGTCCTGGCCTCATTTGCTGGCCCTTGGGGTGGGCTCGATCGTGGGGACGGGCATTCTCACGCTGATCGGCGTCGGCGCGGATCGCGCCGGGCCCGCCGTGCTGCTGTCCTTCGCGATCGCCGGGGCGATCTGCGCCTGCGCCGCTCTGGCCTATGCCGAGCTTTCCGCGATGATGCCAACGGCGGGCAGCGCCTACAGCTACAGCCACAAGGTGCTGGGGCGGACCGTGGGCTGGATCGTGGGCTGGAGCCTGATTCTGGAATATTCGCTGGTGGTCTCTACCGTGGCGGTGGGCTGGTCGGGCTATGCCACGCCGCTGCTGCAGGCGGTGGGCTTCCCCAAGGCGCTGACCAACGGGCCCGAACTGGGCGGCATCATCAATCTGCCGGCCATCTTCATCATCGCGGTGATTGCGGGGCTGCTCAGCTTCGGCACGCGGGAAAGCGCGCGGATCAACACGATTCTGGTGTTGATCAAGATCCTGACGCTCAGCCTGTTCGTGGCGGTGGCGCTGCCCGCCTTCGATGCGTCGCACCTCTCGCCCTTCATGCCCTATGGCTTCGGCAAGCATATGAGCCCCGATGGCATCGAGCGCGGGGTGATGGCCGCCGCCGCGATCATCTTCTTCGCCTTCTATGGCTTTGACGCCATTTCCACCGCCGCCGAGGAGACGCGCAATCCGGGGCGCGATCTGGTGATCGGCATCATCGGCTCGCTGGCGATCTGCACGCTGGTCTATGTGCTGGTGGCCGCGGCGGCGATCGGCGCCATGCCCTTCACCCATTTCGCGCAGAGCCCCGAGCCGCTAGCGCTGATCCTGCGCGAAATGGGGCAGGCCTCCATCGCGCGGATCGTGGCGATTGCCGCCGTTATCGCTCTGCCCACGGTGCTGCTGGGCTTTCTCTATGGCCAGAGCCGCATCTTCCTTGCCATGGCGCGTGACGGCTTCCTGCCCGCTTCGCTGGCAAAGCTGTCCTCACGCGGGACGCCGCTGCGGGTGACGACGATGACGGCGGTGATCGTCGCCGTTCTGGCTGGCGTGCTGCCGATCTCCGAGATCGCCGCGCTGGCCAATGCCGGGACGCTGATCGCCTTTGCCGCCGTGGGTCTGTGCCTGATCGTGTTGAGGCGTCGCGCGCCCGATATGCCTCGCCCGTTCCGCGTTCCCGCTGGCATGCTGGTGGCGAGCGGCGCCGTGGCGGGGTGCCTCTATCTGTTCCTCAACCTGCCGACCAAGACGCTGATCGCCTGCCTGTGCTGGAACCTGCTTGGCGGGGCGATTCATCTGTTGCGCGGACGGAAGGGCTGA